AGAGGACTTTCTTAACCATCTTTGCCATAACCCACATATTACCATGGGAGATCTTTTCTTTACCCTCCATGGGCCTCATTATCCTCACATACAAAGTGAAGGTGGTGTTCTAGTCCAGCAGTCAgcaaatttttctgtaaaaggcaAAATAGGATTTGTGGGCCCTGTGGTCTCTCTTGTAGCTACCACACTGTGCCCTTGTAGTGCAAAAGCAGCTACAGACAATATGCAAACCAATGAGCACAGCTGTATTTCGAATAAAACTTTACTTAACAAAAACAGGCAGCAGGCTAGATTTGGCTCATGAGCTATTGCTTGTGAATCCCTGGTCTAGTCTATTGGTTATGATTGCAAATAATGTGACTTGGAAGCCAGTAGCTTAAACAAATtaggagttttattttttctcatctaATGAAAAGTCCAGAACATACTGGTACCACAGCTCCACAGTGTTAACAGAAACCCAAcctctttctttctgcttcacCAGTCATAACATGAAGTTTCCAGCCCTCACAGTTGCAAGACAGCCATTGTACCTGAAGCTATCACATGCATATTTCAAGTACAGTAAAGAACAAAGTAGGCAAAGGACAAAAGGGCCACACTAGCTATTTCACCTCCCTTTAAAGAGATGTGACTTTAGCTTACATTTCATTGATCACAATTGAAATTACTGTTAGCTGCTGCTACTCTGTTGCTTTTTAGTTGCTTACATTGCTGTCctgaaaacaaatgaacattttgttagtaaaagaagagagtggattTGTAGGCAACCAGATGTGTCCATTACACATTGagactttaaaattaaattcaaatctAATGGTTTtgattcctatgtattttattcctgTCTCTCACCTGCCAAACAGTATTATACATTAGTTAAGAATATATTTGGGTATTAgggtaaactttttaaaaataaactttttttttacacaaaaaaTGTACAAATTGTGAGCATTCATACTATGTAAATTTTTGTAAAGTGAACACTTCCATGTAACCAGCACAGTGTTCTGAGACTTTTTAATGGAGTTACCATGAAACAGAATATAGGAAGAGTCAATTCCAACCTGAGGAACTATGTTCTTTAGCTGTGGCCCCACAAATAAGGAGTCTCCACATAGCTAAGTCAGGTGTGACGTATGTGTTCTTCCCTTCTACCTCTTATGCAGTTAAAACTGAAAGACGAGAATCTGCTTGCAGAGCTCCACATGGTTCAGGAGACGGTTGGCTTTGGAAATCCATCTTTCTGACATCCTTCTACCTGAAGAATTTTCTGTATGGGATGCTGAGctcctttctttccaagaaaaaTTAAACCCTGGATGTTTCACCAGAATGAAGACTGaggataaagaaagaaatgatcatCAATATAACTGATacccattcatttatttccattgtCTTACTGAATGGCTATTGTTACTGGATGTTTTACTGTTTGACAGTTAACTGGATGgcaatagaaaaaaatctaaataaaaaacTCAGAATTCATCTGTTATTGTATGCTGAGATATACATAAGAATAtaactatttgtgtgtgtgtgtgtgtgtgtaagtaaggTATAGTATGTTAATTATTAGTGAAAGCTTATCAGAATTACTCCTGTAGGAAGTCAACTGCTAAGGTCTGTGACCAGGTTCACTTACTGGAACTTAGGAATTAAGGCATCATTTTCTAAGGTGGGTGGAAAGGAAGAATGCTGTGCTGGGTCACTGCATTAGGGCAAAGAGCACATGAGTTGTGCCCAGATCTAACAGTGAACAGAGAAGCTGAATCGAGTGGTCTTTGCTGACAGTATCTTCATGGATGTAAATCACAAGGGCTCTATGAAGAATCCATTACTATGTAACAGATGTAAAACTCCTCACAATTGAGGCCGTTATTCTAGGGCTAGAAATGACAAAGGAACCATACCTCACCCTTGTCCTCTTGGATCAGTGcacagcaaaaccaaaaataaaggcttcctgtctttattttttaaaggaggacACTGAGAGAATAAGagggacatggaaaaacaggagGGAAAGTGAGAGGCACATTGGTAAACACAGGACAAAATCATTCATTTACAGTTCTTCTCTAGTTTCAGCCCTAATGCTACCTCCTTTATGAAGTCTTCCTGAGGAATTACCAGATTCACCTTCTCTTCTGCTCACCCCAGGACTGTCAGCTGCCTAGGGGCAAGGACAGCCCTCTTTCATCTTTGCGTTCTCTGGCACTGCGCCTAGGTCCTAACTGGTGCTCGGAAAACATCTGGTGGAAGGATGGATGGTGGCCTTCTCTGCTGGTCTCaaagcggtaaagaatttgccgcAATAGgtaagacccgggtttgatccctgggtcaggaatatccccttgaGGGaagaatgcaacccactccagtattcttgcctgggaaatcgcatggacccaggagcctggcggggtacgatgatagggtcgcaaagagtcggacacggctgagtgactaacactttcacttcccccCTTCCCGGGATTCTCCCAGTATTCCTCCCTTGGGCAGAGACCCACAGGGCAGTGAGGGCCGGAGATCCCACCGGGCTCGGCTCGCAGGGCATTCCCAAGTTGTACCGCTCCTTCTTTGTGGCAGTTAAGATACCTTAGGGCTGTCCGTGTTGTGTTACGGAAGTGCAGGGAAGGGGCCGGAAGAGGCGGGGCGAGTGGACCATTCGCTTCCGGTACCAGGGTGCCTGGGCTCGGGTAGGGGAGTGTCGAAGTCCGCGGTTCTTCAGCGTTGAGTTTTCTGGCGGGTTGTTCGCGCAGCCGGAGGCTGTAGAGCGGTTTCGCTCCGGCTCCGGGAAGCTCCGAGGCGTCGCAACTGGCGCACAGGCCCAGGGGCCCGCCGGTTGCGCCATGGTCCAGCTCAGTGAGTGCTGGGGGCCTCGGGAGACCTTCCGGGCGGTCGTGGGGATAAGAGGGAGTGTGGACTGACTGGAGCTGCGCTCTCCTAGACGAGCTAGAGACAGTCCGTACCTGAAAGTGCACACGTTTGATTCTGCCCTCAGTggttttcttgtttgcttttaaagTTTTCGCTGAACTCCTTTGAGATAAATGGCGTTCATTTTCTAGATGAGGCAGCCGGGCTTCAGCTTGTTCCAGAGACAGTAAATATCAGGCCTGTGTTGAGTGCGATGGGTATAGCTGGAGTGTTTAAGAGGAGTTTCACAAAGAAAGGGTTTCTGAGTCAGACTGACAAGAATTGGTTGAAAGGAAggacattttgggcttccctggtggctcagaggtaaagaatctgcctgcagtgcaggagaccctggttcgattcctggatcgggacgatcccctggtggagggcacgggcaacccactccaacagtctgcctagagaatcccatggacagaggagcctggctggctgcagtccatagggtcgtacagagttggacacgactaaagcgactaagcagcagcagcaaggacattTCAGTGGGTGAAGGGGGTTGTctcatttccttttctgcattTTGTGCTCTCGATTCTTGTGTCTTAACCACTTATTTGTCTACAGCTACTGTCCTTTGCAAGGCCTACCGTGGAGGCCACTTAACCATCCGCCTTGCGCTCGGTGGCTGTACCAACAGGCCTTTCTACCGCATCGTGGCTGCTCACAACAAGTGTCCCAGGGATGGCCGTTTCGTAGAGCAGCTGGGCTCCTATGATCCAATGCCCAACAGCCATGGAGAGAAACTCGTTGCTCTCAACCTGGACCGGATCCGGCATTGGATTGGCTGTGGAGCCCACCTCTCAAAGCCTGTGGAAAAGCTTCTGGGTAACTCAGCTAAGCCTTACCTCTTTGAGGGGATTTTAAATTGAAGTCATTTCCAAGATGATGAGAATTAAGAATGATATTCACTAATCAGGCTAATCAGGACTGGAGGGAGAACTGAAATTGATCTAGTTGCCAGTTGAAATCTGGAGAGTCCTTTTGTAGAGACTTCATGAGACTTTTTGGATGACTGAGATTTTATGCTAAAAAAAAGAAGGGGAATGGTGTGTCTTGCATGATTGTCAGTCGATGATTTTTTCAAGTAAGGAAAATAGTGTTAAGAAGTAGACAACATCCATTGTGATCTTGCAGTAAATGGAAGGAAGGGAGCTGGGGGAAGAGGTGAAAACATTTTGGCTAGTGAGGAATTTGTTTTGAATCTTTATCTTGGATCAAATCTCTGTTAGACTTCAGTTCAGTGAGACTGAGTTCCCAGGTAAACATTAGTTTGTATTGTTATAATGAATGAAAATCCTGTTACTTTTAGGTCTTTCTGGCTTTTTCCCTCTGCACCCGATGGTGATCACAAATGCTGAGAGGCTGCGACGGAAACGGGCACAAGAAGTCCTCTTAGCGGCTCAGAAAACAGATACAGAGGctacagaaacaaaagagaacTGACTTCAGTGAACATAGCAGTGGGAACGAACTTGAAGTCCTCTTAAAATGTTTGTGCAGAACTCTTAGTTTTATTATATTTAGAGGTGaataaatggaattttttaaGTCATCCATGATCATCTGGCCTGATCTGAACAGAGCCCAGGGAGAAGTTTGTTCTTGACCGACATAAAGCTAGTTATAGATACTAATTAATTCTTTCAGCCTTCTTCAGGGGAAAGACAGTGGTTGTGGTGTAGATTGGACTCTGGGTCCCCTGGGCAACTTTATAGCCTACTACCTTCCAAGATTTCCCTGTTTCAAAGTCCCCAACCAGCATGTCTGTCCTCTCCAAGTAGTCCTTGTTTAATCATTTATGGTCATCCCACCAACTCAAGAATATGATTACTTCACTTACGGTTTTTGTAATTGCAGATTTACATTGTCTTGTCAACATACAATCTCAAATTTACAAAGGTAGTTTGTTACATGCTTTTAGGCTCTAATaatctactttttaaagaaagaatgccTGGAAGAAAGTAAAGTACCTATGTACAACTTCCATGCAAGGTTATTTGTGAGAATTATAAGGTATCATGAAATTAGGTAGGATTGTCTCCAGTTTATCAGTGGGGAAGCTGAGGTTCAGAAGTAGAAACTCGGTCAAGGCCAAGTATTGGGCAGAACAGAGTCAGACCCCGATGTTCCTACCTGGAGAGCCCTTTCCAACATGTTATGTCTATAGTGGGGGTAGTGAGTAAAGATAAAGGGCTTTTCAAAAGTCTACTTTTAAAAGTCAGTGACAAAATTAGGTTGAGGTATCATGGTTTGTCAGAGAAGGCgatcgcaccccactccagtactcttgcctggaaaatgccatggacagaggagcctggtgggctgtggtccatgtggttgtgaagagtcggacacgactgagcaacttccctttcacttttcactttcatgcattggagaaggaaatggcaacccactccagtgttcttgcctggagaatcccagggatgggggagcctggtgggctgccgtctatggggtcacacagagtcggacacgactgaagtgacttagcagcagcaccgtAGTTTGTTAATATAAATGACTAGTTGTGTCCCCCCAAAGCCTGTTATCTGTTCCACCATAACTGTAGCAGGGTTAGATGGCTTTAGTCATCATTctgaataatataaattatataatctgGTTTAAAACTAAAATATGGGAGATTTATATAGGAGATTGTAAAGCCTTATTGTTGTACCAACCTATCCTCAGTTTTATATTCTGAGAATAATTGCCAGCCACCTCAAACTCAGGTCATCAGGGCTCTCTGAGTTGTCACTGGATGGCCTCCACTTGCTTTGGGGAGGCTTTAAAGGCAGGACAGGCAGAGAGCAACTGACTTTATGGGAGTTTGATCTTGAAGgtaggaaaaagaaatgctttgAAAACCATTTCAAAGTTTAAAGGAGAACAGTCTATCCTGGAGAGTTTGAGGTCTTTGGAGAAACCTTAACTGGCAGAGTAGAGGAGAATGTAATTCTGGAAAGTATTGACCGATGAAGGGAACTGATGTGAAATAGGTATTATTTTGAGCTGTTGAATTTCTGCCAATTCGTATATTCACTCTGTGCCCTGGTCTGTCTTTTATTTAAGACACACTTATGGAAACTTCTGTGTAAGCTCATCCTCTCCCTGATTTCCAAAGTTTCCTCTAGTCCTACTCTTGCTTTGGATTTCCAGAACCAGATTTTTTACGAATTCTTGGATGATTGCATCTGTCTGTCTTGCTACCATCTCAAATCCAACATACTCAAACCCACGTCTGCACTTTAGAAAGCctttgtttctaaagcttataTTTTTATCAAGATGGGGGTTTGGATCATGTTTTCTCCACCTAAGTGGAAGGTGATTCAGGGACTGGAAGGTGAATGGAAATGATTCTGTAAAAAATGTCAAATCTAGAAGTTCTATCAATTAGATAATTTTTAGAAGACTGgtattttgtgctttttgtttaaTGTAGGTTTTTTAAATTGCAGGGCTCAAGGGAAAGTCCCTGCCTAGCAGTCCcaacttcagtcactcagtcgtgtccgactcttcacgacctcatgcactgtagcatgcctatccttcactatctcccagagtttgctcaaactcatgtctgttgagtcaatgatgccatccaaccatctcatcctctgttgtccccttctcttcatgcCCTCCGACTTTgtcagcattggggtcttttccagtttgtcggctcgtcacatcaggtggtcaaataattggcacttcagcatcagtccttccaatgaattttcagggttgatttcctttagga
This portion of the Capra hircus breed San Clemente chromosome 28, ASM170441v1, whole genome shotgun sequence genome encodes:
- the MRPS16 gene encoding 28S ribosomal protein S16, mitochondrial — its product is MVQLTTVLCKAYRGGHLTIRLALGGCTNRPFYRIVAAHNKCPRDGRFVEQLGSYDPMPNSHGEKLVALNLDRIRHWIGCGAHLSKPVEKLLGLSGFFPLHPMVITNAERLRRKRAQEVLLAAQKTDTEATETKEN